A genomic region of Colletotrichum destructivum chromosome 1, complete sequence contains the following coding sequences:
- a CDS encoding Putative tryptophan synthase beta chain-like, PALP domain, tryptophan synthase beta chain/beta chain: MATLPKRFGTYGGQYVPESFISFLSVLETAFIRETNDQSFWDEYRNHYDYIGRPGRLHLAERLTAYAGGAQIWLAREDLNHTGSHKIINALGQILLARRMGKQKIVTETGSGQHGVAAASLCAKFGLECVVYVGSVDESRQSTNMWKMTMLGATIITVKTGSQTLRDAMNEALRACAADDDKTFYLAGTPIGPYPIPLVVRTFQSVIGAETKLHALKKIGQLPDAVVTQAVGIEAGGDGVQTSSHSAAISKGSRGVFQGTMTYVLQDDHGQIRHSHSIAAGLDHPAVGPELSSWKDSGRVDFITATDEEAMNAFRLTAQLEGIIPALESAHAIHGAVELARSMLRSDNIIVCVSGNGDKDIHTVGGWPI, encoded by the exons ATGGCCACACTGCCCAAGCGTTTTGGAACTTATGGTGGGCAATATGTACCAGAGAGCTTTATATCGTTCTTGTCAGTACTCGAAACCGCCTTCATCAGAGAAACCAACGATCAGAGCTTTTGGGACGAGTACCGAAACCATTACGACTACATTGGACGGCCAGGTCGTCTCCATTTGGCCGAGCGGTTGACGGCGTATGCCGGCGGCGCACAAATCTGGCTTGCTCGAGAGGACCTAAATCACACTGGATCTCACAAAATCATCAACGCCTTAGGCCAAATTCTCCTGGCTAGGCGGATGGGAAAACAGAAAATCGTCACAGAGACGGGATCGGGTCAACATGGGGTTGCTGCAGCATCCTTGTGTGCGAAGTTTGGCCTGGAATGCGTGGTCTATGTTGGATCGGTGG ACGAATCACGGCAATCGACAAATATGTGGAAAATGACAATGTTAGGTGCTACGATCATCACAGTCAAGACAGGAAGCCAGACACTGCGGGACGCGATGAACGAGGCGTTGCGTGCTTGTGCtgcggacgacgacaaaaCGTTCTATCTGGCCGGCACACCGATAGGACCTTATCCAATTCCTCTTGTTGTGCGGACCTTCCAGTCAGTCATCGGAGCGGAAACAAAATTACACGCCCTGAAGAAGATAGGACAGCTTCCAGATGCGGTTGTCAC TCAAGCTGTGGGTATTGAGGCGGGTGGGGATGGCGTACAGACCTCTTCACACAGTGCTGCTATATCAAAAGGGAGCAGGGGTGTCTTCCAGGGTACCATGACGTATGTGTTGCAAGACGACCACGGTCAGATCAGACACAGCCATTCTATTGCTGCCGGTCTGGATCACCCTGCCGTAGGGCCTGAACTGAGTTCTTGGAAGGATTCCGGGCGCGTTGACTTCATTACAGCAACGGATGAAGAGGCAATGAATGCCTTCCGGTTAACGGCTCAACTTGAGGGGATCATCCCGGCATTGGAGTCCGCCCACGCCATTCACGGTGCCGTGGAATTGGCCAGGTCAATGTTACGCAGTGACAACATAATTGTTTGCGTCAGTGGAAATGGCGACAAGGACATTCATACAGTTGGCGGTTGGCCTATCTAG
- a CDS encoding Putative indoleamine 2,3-dioxygenase, with product MSDFLASSTGSLVTASFQTHGFLPPEPPCKQLSDPKYQPWERLIAQLPALIESAEIQVQVEELPIICTKGLRGKAEWRRAYVILSFLAHGYIWASNPPAEVLPPTITLPLLATSDYLEVPPVATYAALTLWNCKSSEPDKIQLESFTVEHTFTGTDDEAWFYLVSVAMEAQGGRIITVATSCLSHMHKKDYAAAIEFLHSLALQVDKLSDILGKIQEKCNPDVFFHKLRPFLQGGQGSAGLPKGIFYDEGHGKGAWTQFKGGSNGQSSLFQFLDMVLGVQHGPVRTKSGDYSHKEPSKCFFREMREYMPGPHRRFLSLFADHLSLRDLIALSEGDENHQGLWEAYKRTTRSLTRLRDKHLGVAARYIIQPSKQALKHTNRAEELRGTGATLLVPFLKQTRNETSQAGMSKPKISK from the exons ATGTCAGATTTCCTCGCTTCATCGACTGGCTCCCTAGTGACCGCTTCATTCCAAACACACGGGTTCCTGCCTCCCGAACCACCATGCAAGCAACTGTCTGACCCGAAATATCAACCTTGGGAAAGACTGATCGCTCAGTTACCGGCCTTGATCGAATCGGCAGAGATCCAAGTTCAAGTCGAAGAACTTCCAATCATATGTACGAAGGGGTTACGCGGCAAAGCAGAGTGGAGACGCGCGTATGTCATCTTGAGTTTTCTAGCCCATGGCTACATATGGGCTTCGAATCCACCGGCGGAG GTCTTGCCTCCAACCATAACTCTTCCACTACTCGCAACATCAGACTACCTGGAAGTGCCTCCAGTTGCCACTTACGCTGCCTTGACTTTGTGGAACTGCAAAAGTAGTGAGCCCGACAAGATACAGCTCGAGAGCTTTACAGTGGAGCATACGTTCACCGGCACGGACGATGAAGCCTGGTTCTATCTGGTATCAGTAGCCATGGAAGCACAAGGGGGGCGTATCATCACTGTTGCTACCTCTTGTCTTTCGCACATGCATAAAAAGGACTACGCGGCTGCGATAGAGTTCTTGCACAGTCTTGCGCTCCAAGTCGACAAGCTCAGCGACATTTTAGGCAAGATACAAGAGAAGTGTAACCCTGATGTGTTTTTCCACAAACTTCGGCCTTTCCTCCAGGGTGGTCAGGGATCGGCAGGGTTGCCAAAAGGCATTTTCTACGACGAGGGCCATGGGAAAGGAGCCTGGACTCAGTTCAAAGGTGGAAGCAACGGGCAAAGTTCTCTCTTTCAGTTCCTTGACATGGTCCTGGGAGTGCAACACGGCCCAGTACGAACCAAATCCGGCGACTACTCTCATAAGGAGCCATCCAAATGCTTCTTTCGCGAAATGCGAGAGTACATGCCTGGGCCGCATCGCCGATTTCTCAGCCTATTTGCCGACCATCTCAGTCTCCGCGACCTCATCGCCTTGTCCGAAGGAGATGAAAACCACCAAGGGCTATGGGAAGCATATAAACGAACCACGAGAAGCTTGACTAGACTAAGGGACAAGCATTTGGGTGTTGCGGCTCGTTACATCATTCAGCCATCCAAGCAGGCTCTGAAACATACAAATAGAGCGGAGGAACTCCGTGGTACAGGGGCTACGCTACTGGTTCCTTTTCTGAAACAGACCAGGAATGAGACAAGCCAGGCAGGGATGAGTAAACCGAAAATTTCGAAATAG
- a CDS encoding Putative beta-lactamase/transpeptidase, with product MPLSPQVAQEIRSIVDDAVLDPNHVPGTTVVVVDRSGTEHIAHSAGKRGISSNEPMTMETVYWMASCTKMIVGIACMQLVERDLLKLDDSDHLEKLCPELADVKVLSVEGKLVEKKRGITLRMLLTHTSGFGYAFLNERLRNWSLPAGIDEFSGSIQDMKQPLVFQPGESWEYGIGIDWAGIALERASNTKLNDYIQVNVCQPLNLRSVNMVPTLEMKKGLAYMHSRERGGNIVARKHPLHLPLVVESELENHACFKSGGAGIFAKPREYTRILAVFLHDGTCPLTKARILKKETVDEMFTDQIPDVPGSAEDGVQDAKTKLGNMLPELSGVLGGSPRGWGLTFMISGGKTGRSNGTAWWVGLPNLFWWCDRENGVAGMICSHILPFGDRAVVELWSQVETTVYGGLRATTKDGLPL from the exons ATGCCTCTCTCACCGCAGGTTGCACAAGAAATCAGAAGCATCGTCGATGATGCTGTTCTCGACCCTAACCACGTTCCCGGAACGACTGTAGTAGTCGTCGACCGCAGCGGCACCGAGCACATCGCACACTCTGCGGGGAAGCGCGGAATATCATCCAACGAGCCAATGACCATGGAAACTGTATACTGGATGGCGTCCTGCACAAAAATGATCGTGGGGATCGCATGTATGCAGCTGGTAGAGAGGGATCTCCTCAAGCTGGATGACTCTGACCACCTGGAGAAGTTGTGCCCGGAACTAGCTGACGTCAAGGTCCTGAGTGTAGAGGGGAAGCTTGTGGAGAAGAAACGAGGGATCACTCTTCGCATGTTGCTGACACATACGTCCGGGTTTGGATACGCATTCTTGAACGAGCGATTGCGAAACTGGAGTCTCCCTGCTGGGATAGACGAGTTTTCGGGAAGCATCCAAGACATGAAGCAACCGTTGGTATTCCAACCAGGAGAATCATGGGAGTATGGT ATCGGCATCGACTGGGCCGGCATTGCTCTGGAGCGGGCTTCCAACACGAAGCTCAACGATTATATCCAGGTCAACGTTTGTCAGCCGCTCAACTTGCGTAGCGTCAACATGGTTCCGACCctggagatgaagaagggaTTGGCTTATATGCACTCCAGAGAGCGTGGAGGCAACATCGTCGCTCGGAAAcaccctcttcatcttccgcTGGTTGTTGAGTCGGAATTGGAGAACCACGCTTGCTTTAAAAGTGGTGGCGCTGGAATATTTGCAAAACCTCGAGAATACACCC GCATATTAGCGGTCTTTTTGCACGACGGCACCTGTCCGCTCACGAAAGCTCGAATCTTAAAGAAAGAAACGGTTGACGAGATGTTCACGGACCAGATTCCGGATGTTCCTGGCTCTGCCGAGGACGGGGTTCAAGACGCCAAGACCAAGTTGGGCAACATGCTTCCTGAGCTCTCTGGAGTTCTCGGTGGCTCGCCCCGAGGATGGGGCTTGACGTTTATGATCTCAGGCGGCAAGACTGGGCGATCGAATGGAACCGCCTGGTGGGTGGGGCTGCCGAATTTATTCTGGTGGTGTGACAGAGAGAACGGTGTTGCTGGGATGATCTGTTCTCACATTTTGCCGTTTGGCGATCGAGCAGTTGTCGAACTTTGGTCTCAAGTAGAAACCACGGTCTATGGGGGACTTCGTGCTACGACCAAGGATGGACTTCCGTTGTGA
- a CDS encoding Putative forkhead box protein J2/3 encodes MDPARALPVSPDIKPRRMPAQTCTPQHTFGGQPFSPQPAKAADQPSPTTDTRVDESGRKMTYAELIHMALLSSETQQMRLSELYGWFKRNTWRANRGKKGWKNSVRSNLCLNKAFERLDGKGSYWKLVDAALKQVQPTRKPRTDRRKKVRVSTAKRNGMPSSPTSRAPDSCNVPQVTVSDARHDHHSPWSLGSSTSPEKSQFAGEPSSNYPTPSPAVSTENGLGYMLDPLWAWNLDSGRYVNWPYCSCFCSRHKLGRTDISGTFQLCASTPGCPPPVANARVSSRPYSETFVCWAA; translated from the exons ATGGATCCCGCTCGCGCATTACCCGTTTCTCCTGACATTAAGCCACGCCGCATGCCGGCACAAACATGCACGCCGCAGCACACCTTTGGCGGGCAGCCGTTCTCTCCACAGCCGGCCAAGGCAGCCGACCAACCATCGCCGACTACCGACACCAGGGTGGACGAAAGCGGACGCAAGATGACATATGCGGAGCTCATTCACATGGCACTTCTCAGCAGCGAAACGCAGCAGATGAGGCTCAGCGAACTCTACGGTTGGTTTAAACGAAACACCTGGAGAGCCAAcaggggaaaaaaaggatgGAAGAACAGCGTTCGCTCCAACCTCTGCCTGAACAAG GCTTTCGAACGACTAGACGGTAAAGGCTCCTATTGGAAGCTTGTAGACGCAGCTTTGAAGCAGGTCCAACCAACGCGCAAACCTCGAACGGATCGCAGAAAAAAGGTCAGGGTGTCTACTGCCAAGAGAAACGGTATGCCATCGTCGCCTACGTCGCGTGCACCCGATTCATGCAACGTTCCGCAAGTGACCGTGTCCGACGCTCGCCACGACCACCACAGCCCTTGGAGTCTCGGCTCTTCCACGTCCCCGGAGAAGAGTCAATTCGCAGGCGAGCCTTCTTCCAACTATCCAACGCCGAGTCCTGCTGTTTCAACGGAAAACGGGTTGGGGTACATGCTCGATCCACTATGGGCTTGGAACTTGGACAGCGGACGCTACGTAAACTGGCCCTACTGCAGCTGCTTCTGTAGCCGACACAAACTTGGTCGGACAGACATCAGTGGCACGTTCCAGTTGTGTGCTAGCACTCCGGGTTGTCCTCCACCAGTGGCGAATGCCCGTGTGAGCTCGCGTCCTTACTCGGAAACGTTTGTTTGTTGGGCGGCGTGA
- a CDS encoding Putative extracellular membrane protein, CFEM: MPLITSRQSSVLVLLILQLSVAIVKATSAAEVLSQVPTCASECISSTFSMSACDPADVTACICSSIAVQAELSACVQTHCPFGDQLTTVEGVLCEAYPKESRRLEVRRTLIISCSLVFLIVALRLFTRMKYAGGLWGDDYTTIFAAVLMITLTAVYLHITSIGFGMHYWTIPVGNGIVIRKMLYVGNLVYTVLQAAVKLSIVLFLRRIFPSQTFRRIAQSIEIILLLHGTVFTIPFAVQCTPVQSIWDRTITDRRCLNSQAVGYSSGGLAMAEDIAILLLPIPHVWQLKISRPRRLAVIALFSVGSFACVTSAIRIKYLVEYSTTFDETWDHVDIVVWSFIEQSMAMLCASSPTLRLLLVNIASRRRPASSGSFFKKSPKRIWRRSLDRLRRSRIRKQKESDPAPQQTGQGVLVTTTVEVDRQSYMAIDTPPVPPPAYSGPRNKA, translated from the exons ATGCCCTTAATAACGTCCCGTCAGTCGTCAGTTCTCGTTCTCCTGATTTTGCAGCTTTCTGTTGCCATCGTGAAGGCAAcgtcggccgccgaggttctTTCGCAGGTTCCGACATGTGCT TCTGAGTGTATCAGCAGCACATTTTCCATGTCCGCCTGCGATCCAGCAGACGTGACTGCTTGTATCTGTTCTAGCATTGCCGTCCAGGCGGAACTATCGGCATGTGTGCAAACACACTGTCCGTTTGGCGATCAACTAA CGACGGTGGAAGGAGTCCTATGCGAAGCGTATCCCAAGGAATCGCGGAGGTTGGAAGTCCGACGTACGCTCATCATCAGCTGCAGTCTCGTGTTTCTCATCGTGGCACTTCGCCTTTTTACGAGGATGAAGTACGCCGGTGGCCTGTGGGGGGACGACTATACGACCATCTTCGCGGCG GTCCTGATGATCACTCTGACTGCAGTCTACCTGCACATCACAAGCATTGGTTTCGGCATGCACTACTGGACGATACCGGTGGGGAACGGCATTGTCATCCGCAAG ATGCTTTACGTTGGAAACTTGGTCTACACTGTCCTCCAAGCCGCCGTGAAGCTGTCGATCGTGCTTTTCCTCCGCCGCATCTTCCCGTCACAAACCTTTCGGAGAATCGCTCAGAGCATCGAGATCATCCTCCTGCTTCATGGCACGGTCTTCACTATCCCGTTTGCGGTGCAATGTACACCTGTACAATCGATCTGGGATCGCACCATCACTGACCGTCGCTGTCTAAACTCACAGGCGGTGGGATACAGCAGCGGCGGATTGGCCATGGCGGAAGATATCGCCATCTTGCTCCTGCCGATTCCCCACGTTTGGCAGCTGAAGATTTCTCGCCCGCGGCGCCTGGCAGTTATTGCGCTGTTCAGTGTCGGTTCCTT CGCTTGCGTGACATCAGCCATCCGGATCAAGTATCTGGTGGAGTACAGCACTACGTTCGATGAGACGTGGGACCATGTTGATATTGTGGTGTGGTCGTTCATTGAGCAGTCCATGGCGATGCTATGTGCGAGTTCACCCACTCTGCGTTTGCTACTTGTCAACATCGCGTCCCGACGTCGTCCCGCATCGTCGGGAAGCTTTTTCAAAAAGAGTCCGAAACGAATCTGGCGCCGGTCTCTTGACAGACTGAGACGATCCCGTATTCGGAAGCAAAAAGAGAGCGATCCCGCGCCCCAACAAACAGGTCAGGGTGTTctcgtgacgacgacggtggagGTCGACCGCCAGTCCTACATGGCCATTGACACGCCGCCCGTTCCACCGCCTGCCTACTCTGGGCCGAGGAACAAAGCATGA
- a CDS encoding Putative Chromo-like domain superfamily protein has translation MTVQKGTAVDAAWSSRLEVTKVICTFESDGQVFYGVVAEAPDPLVWDWPDDRQLLWVYDDEKSVKVWQECVERPRPSNPAWASCLQSIVGCYENDGGNVSYAVRWNGYACPTWEAEEDMSNYSHLLAEHDRACKCRGRS, from the coding sequence ATGACAGTGCAAAAAGGCACGGCGGTCGATGCGGCATGGTCGTCACGTCTTGAAGTAACCAAGGTCATCTGCACCTTCGAGAGTGACGGCCAAGTGTTCTATGGCGTAGTCGCAGAGGCTCCCGATCCCCTCGTGTGGGATTGGCCAGACGATCGTCAACTTCTATGGGTTTATGACGACGAAAAATCCGTCAAAGTATGGCAAGAATGTGTTGAgcgacctcggccgagcAATCCTGCGTGGGCGTCATGTCTCCAGTCCATTGTGGGCTGCTATGAGAACGATGGCGGCAATGTTTCGTACGCCGTCAGGTGGAACGGATACGCATGTCCCACGTGGGAAGCAGAGGAGGACATGTCAAACTACAGCCACCTACTAGCAGAGCACGATCGGGCTTGCAAGTGCAGGGGAAGGTCGTGA
- a CDS encoding Putative ankyrin repeat-containing domain superfamily: protein MKPIPLDVVWHIFNHSEPTVQSRFARCSRAWHSFFNPKLYRHDVKNGRCSAVFKTIAHCTEMRVALATLEHTRRAGADYNKPTTMYVIEAQRPSPLLVTALYLAASKGYPEIVSFLLDHGADIDGTPDCRLRTPVFMSFLSRDAETSMILLRRGAQLESPEFGINALHQAAAAGLTEVITYLIEEKGLGVDEVDSNGDTPLIHSLLSPSPETVIAHLARFGVDVNQTTTIDTWRMTALSMACEDGMFSAALSLLEAGADATGESDGLVEGADPALRIYEQKPLELALLARSKQTNGRTATVKQRLINRLVKSGADPDAMVCISARSNWTGPLLLKLIRARRRWEAEMLLSSGLLDIDQRDSHGATSLTWTLSTCHGDPFTASILLRRGAKMDEEVLGTIIDKLVRLADARDDWGVISLLTREPKLLRIFHVLYSHCFWAASRSGDAVATRFLQDSPRSVVRMVTEMLKHGISLTKTGVIKVLRFNKNKERMPGPVIADMFS, encoded by the coding sequence ATGAAGCCGATCCCGCTAGATGTCGTGTGGCACATCTTCAATCATAGCGAACCCACTGTCCAGTCCCGATTCGCACGATGCTCGCGCGCCTGGCATTCGTTCTTCAATCCCAAGCTGTACCGGCACGATGTCAAGAACGGTCGGTGTTCTGCCGTCTTCAAGACCATTGCCCATTGCACAGAGATGCGGGTGGCCCTCGCCACACTTGAGCATACCCGCCGAGCCGGCGCTGACTACAACAAACCGACGACCATGTACGTGATCGAAGCCCAACGGCCCAGCCCTCTTCTCGTCACGGCCCTGTACCTAGCCGCTTCGAAAGGCTATCCTGAGATCGTTTCGTTTCTCCTCGATCACGGTGCAGATATCGACGGGACCCCCGACTGCCGACTGCGCACCCCCGTCTTCATGTCTTTTCTCAGCCGGGATGCGGAAACTTCCATGATCCTCCTTCGCCGTGGCGCACAACTCGAGTCTCCCGAGTTTGGGATCAACGCGCTCCACCAAGCAGCCGCCGCGGGACTGACCGAAGTCATCACCTATCTGATCGAGGAGAAAGGACTGGgagtggacgaggtcgacagCAACGGGGACACGCCGCTGATCCACTCGCTGTTGTCACCGTCGCCCGAGACGGTCATAGCCCACCTGGCACGATTCGGGGTGGACGTAAaccagacgacgacgatcgACACGTGGCGCATGACGGCTCTGAGTATGGCGTGCGAAGACGGCATGTTCTCTGCAGCCCTGTCACTTTTGGAAGCCGGAGCGGACGCCACGGGAGAGTCGGACGGCTTGGTCGAGGGGGCCGACCCCGCGCTCCGCATCTACGAGCAGAAGCCGCTCGAGTTGGCACTGCTGGCTCGGTCCAAGCAAACAAacgggaggacggcgacaGTGAAGCAGCGGCTCATCAACCGTCTCGTCAAGTCAGGCGCCGACCCGGACGCAATGGTCTGCATTTCTGCGCGCTCCAACTGGACGGGGCCTCTCTTGCTGAAGCTCATCCGCGCGAGGCGTCGTTGGGAGGCTGAGATGTTGCTCTCCTCGGGCCTCTTGGACATTGATCAACGCGACTCGCACGGTGCGACGAGCCTTACTTGGACACTCTCCACGTGCCATGGGGACCCTTTCACGGCGTCGATTTTGTTGCGTCGTGGTGCcaagatggacgaggaggtgTTGGGCACCATCATAGACAAGCTGGTGCGGCTGGCGGACGCGCGAGATGATTGGGGTGTGATCAGCCTCCTGACGCGAGAGCCCAAGCTGTTGAGGATATTCCATGTGTTGTACTCGCACTGCTTTTGGGCTGCATCGAGAAGCGGCGATGCGGTGGCAACGCGGTTTCTGCAGGATTCGCCTAGGTCAGTCGTGCGTATGGTTACGGAGATGCTGAAGCACGGGATCAGTCTGACTAAAACAGGAGTCATTAAGGTGTTGCGATTCAACAAGAATAAGGAGAGAATGCCAGGACCTGTCATCGCGGATATGTTTTCATAA
- a CDS encoding Putative protein kinase-like domain superfamily yields the protein MEPNQKTQIDVFPAQNSLADTIATGHKARPKANKAATNDESHVQLKPKKKQDHVTNLDMTRTVVRSGHKHFSVRTPDIEWNSPWKHYRAEFELHDLGGSVTVAVRQRTLVHIRRLAVSESEDALSKLRRLRHQNIVQFIYAYMTKTYLYVVLECTTISLHQLAKCPIYPDEAQLGTIVGQARSEEHSVVSGLSFLEAHGFEHPSLGSFWRLQQSKIDILESNVSNQVANQQLCRPFESHKQQRVKALSPVVQLLMQKYCKESPGVDDLDRWPPDSAGFTFLIAIEWASSFNELQNVGVPRPLMFALFRDESSYSHLQHPLARHHDTHCLVVLLSLARVSVFPREYSCKT from the exons ATGGAACCCAACCAAAAGACCCAAATCGATGTCTTTCCGGCGCAAAATAGTCTTGCAGATACAATTGCAACGGGTCACAAGGCACGCCCTAAAGCTAATAAGGCAGCAACGAACGATGAATCGCATGTACAATTaaagccgaagaagaaacaaGACCACGTCACAAACCTGGATATGACGCGGACCGTCGTTCGATCGGGACATAAGCACTTTTCGGTCCGCACGCCAGACATCGAATGGAACTCGCCCTGGAAGCATTACAGAGCAGAATTCGAATTACACGATCTCGGGGGTAGCGTGACGGTAGCGGTGAGACAACGAACGCTAGTCCATATCAGAAGACTGGCCGTGTCGGAATCAGAAGACGCTCTATCGAAGCTCAGAAGGCTCCGTCACCAGAACATTGTCCAGTTCATATATGCGTATATGACGAAAACTTACTTATACGTAGTACTTGAGTGCACGACAATCAGCCTGCATCAGTTGGCTAAATGCCCCATATATCCTGATGAAGCCCAGCTGGGTACGATTGTTGGGCAGGCAAGGTCCGAGGAGCATAGC GTCGTGAGCGGTCTCAGCTTTCTAGAAGCCCACGGTTTTGAGCACCCCTCGCTGGGAA GCTTCTGGCGGCTGCAGCAGTCAAAGATTGATATTTTGGAGTCTAACGTCAGTAATCAAGTAGCAAATCAACAGCTTTGTCGGCCTTTTGAAAGCCACAAACAACAGCGTGTCAAGGCTCTCAGCCCCGTGGTTCAGCTTCTCATGCAGAAGTATTGCAAGGAGTCGCCAggtgtcgacgacctcgaccgctgGCCTCCCGATTCAGCCGGTTTTACATTCTTAATCGCAATCGAGTGGGCATCTTCATTCAATGAGTTGCAAAATGTTGGTGTCCCCCGCCCGTTAATGTTCGCTCTCTTCCGTGATGAATCTTCTTACTCACACCTTCAGCATCCGCTTGCGAGACATCACGACACCCATTGTCTTGTTGTTCTGCTTAGTTTGGCACGCGTTTCGGTTTTCCCAAGAGAGTATAGCTGCAAGACCTAG
- a CDS encoding Putative protein kinase, translating to MDPKRKTQIELSFSGDRSDTSSENPTSSKLRGFTNRTSPIGRNLFKPSNVSQPHIESTSEKHDTSVGNHSDSSRALISKDSTRPLDINWCSPWNRYEASCKLSDLGGELWTATSWVNIRRFPRGIAEQTLRKFRSIKHQNIVAFYEAYMTDDYLHVVLEDMTFSLLHIVKSLRYPNEAQLGTILRQVVDGICFLEEEGWDHPLLDCDNILVSERGLVKIANQQLCQPPTGQSSRRHLDALGNVTQLLMQKFCKERPGIDDMDRWPPDSDGFTFLASIESASSIKELQQHPLMRYRDVGCLRTLIRLTQVTVFPRVYSLELPEDENSSPIGDPR from the exons ATGGATCCCAAGCGCAAAACCCAGATTGAACTCTCCTTTTCGGGAGATAGATCTGACACCTCTTCAGAGAACCCTACGAGCTCAAAATTACGAGGCTTTACCAATAGGACTAGCCCAATCGGCCGCAACCTGTTTAAGCCATCGAATGTATCCCAGCCCCATATAGAGAGTACTAGCGAGAAACACGACACTTCGGTGGGGAATCATAGCGATTCGTCCCGAGCTTTGATTTCTAAGGACTCAACACGTCCCCTAGATATCAACTGGTGCTCGCCATGGAACAGATACGAGGCCAGTTGCAAGTTGTCTGACTTAGGCGGAGAATTGTGGACGGCAACGTCGTGGGTTAACATAAGACGGTTTCCGCGCGGCATCGCCGAACAGACCCTTCGCAAGTTTCGAAGTATCAAGCACCAGAATATCGTGGCTTTCTACGAAGCTTATATGACAGACGACTATCTCCACGTCGTACTAGAGGACATGACCTTCAGTTTGCTTCACATTGTGAAAAGCCTGCGCTACCCAAACGAAGCGCAGCTTGGCACTATTCTGAGACAG GTGGTAGACGGCATTTGCTTcttggaagaagagggatgGGACCATCCTCTTCTCGATTGTGACAACATTCTCGTTAGTGAGAGAGGCTTGGTAAAGATAG CGAACCAGCAACTCTGCCAGCCACCTACTGGCCAGAGTAGTCGTCGACACCTTGATGCTCTTGGCAATGTCACACAGTTACTCATGCAGAAGTTTTGCAAGGAGAGACCTGGCATTGACGACATGGATCGCTGGCCGCCCGACTCGGACGGTTTCACGTTCCTTGCCTCCATCGAGTCAGCAAGCTCGATCAAGGAATTACAGCAG CATCCTCTTATGCGATATCGGGATGTCGGTTGCCTTCGTACGCTCATAAGGCTTACACAAGTGACTGTTTTCCCACGGGTTTATTCTTTGGAACTGCCAGAGGATGAAAACAGTTCTCCCATCGGAGACCCTCGGTAG